In a genomic window of Streptomyces noursei ATCC 11455:
- a CDS encoding ABC transporter ATP-binding protein: MTVIVTESLTKRYPRVTALDRLSVDIAPGVTGLVGANGAGKSTLIKILLGLAPATEGTAHVLGLDVTKDGSTIRERVGYMPEHDCLPPDVSATEFVVHMARMAGLPPTAARERTADTLRHVGLYEERYRPIGGYSTGMKQRVKLAQALVHDPQLVFLDEPTNGLDPVGRDEMLGLIRRVHTDFGISVLVTSHLLGELERTCDHVVVVNGGKLLRSSSTTEFTKVTTSLAVEVTDTDAHPDGTGALRAALAAAGAAVTTGAPGAEGLASPGHVLFVEATGDATYDLVRDTVAGLGLGLVRMEQRRHQIAEVFRDADAQAAVGAPAQTGGAPAERAATTGQNTDRPTTVGGGNAG, encoded by the coding sequence GTGACTGTGATCGTGACCGAAAGTCTGACCAAGCGGTACCCGAGGGTGACCGCCCTGGACCGGCTCTCCGTTGACATCGCCCCCGGCGTAACGGGCCTGGTGGGTGCCAACGGCGCCGGAAAGTCGACCCTGATCAAGATCCTGCTCGGCCTGGCTCCGGCCACCGAGGGGACCGCCCACGTCCTCGGACTGGACGTGACCAAGGACGGCAGCACCATTCGTGAGCGGGTCGGCTATATGCCCGAGCACGACTGCCTGCCGCCCGACGTCTCCGCCACCGAGTTCGTGGTGCACATGGCGCGGATGGCCGGCCTGCCGCCGACCGCCGCCCGGGAGCGCACCGCCGACACCCTGCGCCACGTCGGGCTCTACGAGGAGCGGTACCGCCCCATCGGCGGCTACTCCACCGGCATGAAGCAGCGGGTGAAGCTGGCCCAGGCGTTGGTGCACGATCCCCAGCTGGTGTTCCTGGACGAGCCCACCAACGGCCTGGACCCGGTCGGCCGGGACGAGATGCTCGGCCTGATCCGGCGCGTCCACACCGACTTCGGGATCTCGGTCCTGGTCACCTCCCACCTCCTGGGGGAGCTGGAGCGCACCTGCGACCACGTCGTCGTGGTCAACGGCGGCAAGCTGCTGCGCTCGTCCTCCACCACGGAGTTCACCAAGGTCACCACCTCGCTGGCGGTGGAGGTCACCGACACCGACGCCCATCCGGACGGCACCGGAGCGCTGCGCGCCGCGCTGGCCGCGGCCGGCGCAGCGGTGACCACCGGCGCACCCGGCGCCGAGGGGCTGGCCTCCCCCGGGCACGTCCTCTTCGTCGAGGCGACCGGGGACGCGACGTACGACCTGGTGCGCGACACCGTCGCCGGGCTCGGGCTCGGCCTGGTGCGGATGGAGCAGCGGCGGCATCAGATCGCCGAAGTGTTCCGCGACGCCGACGCACAGGCGGCGGTCGGTGCACCGGCGCAGACCGGCGGCGCACCGGCGGAGAGGGCCGCGACGACCGGGCAGAACACCGATCGCCCCACCACCGTGGGCGGAGGGAACGCAGG
- a CDS encoding M24 family metallopeptidase — protein MASVTSATAATTGELTAELKGFREVQRLAYACAEAVAAQLKPGVTERAAARMQREWLRERGVRDWFHLPFAWFGDRTAFVNFRVPLQFFPTNRELEPGMPFILDMAPVHNGCTADIGYSGCLGLNPVHDRLLADLEAHRDLILSEVRERRPLREIYEDVDRLMVRQGYANRHRAYPFGVIAHKVDRVRQRRWSPTVFGFGTQSLRGLASDALHGHREGWSPLWSPYTFSDHPPQPGLWAVEPHLGFRGTGAKFEEILAVTDSRDPQESAFWLDDDLPHVRRWQEERAA, from the coding sequence ATGGCCTCAGTCACCTCAGCGACCGCAGCAACGACGGGAGAACTCACCGCCGAGCTCAAGGGATTCCGGGAGGTACAACGACTCGCCTACGCCTGTGCGGAAGCCGTGGCCGCCCAGCTCAAGCCCGGGGTCACCGAGCGCGCGGCGGCGCGGATGCAGCGCGAGTGGCTGCGCGAGCGCGGCGTACGGGACTGGTTCCATCTGCCGTTCGCATGGTTCGGGGACCGCACCGCGTTCGTGAACTTCCGTGTGCCGCTGCAGTTCTTCCCCACCAACCGCGAACTGGAACCGGGCATGCCGTTCATCCTCGACATGGCTCCGGTCCACAACGGCTGCACCGCCGACATCGGCTACTCCGGCTGTCTGGGGCTCAACCCCGTGCACGACCGGCTCCTCGCCGATCTCGAAGCCCACCGCGACCTGATCCTGAGCGAGGTGCGCGAACGCCGTCCGCTGCGCGAGATCTACGAGGACGTCGACCGGCTCATGGTGCGGCAGGGGTACGCCAACCGGCACCGCGCCTATCCCTTCGGCGTCATCGCGCACAAGGTCGACCGGGTGCGGCAGCGCCGCTGGTCCCCCACCGTCTTCGGGTTCGGCACCCAGTCCCTCAGGGGCCTCGCCTCGGACGCGCTGCACGGCCACCGGGAGGGCTGGTCCCCGCTGTGGAGCCCGTACACCTTCTCCGATCACCCGCCGCAGCCCGGGCTGTGGGCGGTGGAACCCCACCTCGGCTTCCGGGGCACAGGGGCGAAGTTCGAGGAGATCCTGGCCGTCACGGACTCCAGGGACCCGCAGGAAAGCGCCTTTTGGCTGGACGACGATCTGCCGCATGTGCGGCGCTGGCAGGAGGAGAGGGCCGCGTGA